One bacterium genomic window carries:
- a CDS encoding DUF2283 domain-containing protein, protein MNKTKLTYFEHEDILHLAISDEPESGSIEISPHITAELNASGELIGIEILHASTFLRDAILESVQGKLLQAAIVPAA, encoded by the coding sequence ATGAACAAAACCAAACTAACATACTTTGAACACGAGGATATCCTCCACCTGGCGATCTCAGATGAACCGGAAAGCGGAAGCATCGAGATCAGCCCCCACATTACCGCTGAGCTGAATGCCAGCGGAGAGCTCATTGGCATTGAAATCCTCCATGCCAGCACCTTCCTTCGTGATGCCATTCTGGAGTCCGTGCAAGGGAAGTTGTTGCAGGCCGCAATCGTGCCAGCGGCATAA
- a CDS encoding cupin has protein sequence MPTHIKSPTLIQAAGNKPKRIEEFIGRVNSNTAAVSIARMRSPAGWIEPGQTPEFDEYTVVLSGLLRVATKAGVLEVKAGEAVIVHRGEWVQYSTPEPAGAEYLAVCLPAFSPESVHRDEE, from the coding sequence ATGCCGACACACATCAAAAGTCCCACGCTCATTCAAGCCGCCGGCAACAAGCCCAAACGCATTGAAGAATTCATCGGCCGGGTCAATTCGAACACCGCGGCTGTCAGCATTGCGCGCATGCGCAGCCCCGCCGGCTGGATCGAGCCGGGCCAGACTCCCGAGTTCGATGAATATACCGTCGTGCTGTCCGGGCTCTTGCGCGTTGCCACCAAAGCCGGCGTCCTCGAGGTCAAGGCCGGAGAAGCCGTGATCGTTCACCGCGGTGAATGGGTGCAATACAGCACACCGGAACCCGCAGGCGCGGAATACCTTGCCGTGTGCCTGCCGGCATTCTCTCCGGAAAGCGTGCATCGCGACGAGGAATGA
- a CDS encoding acetyl-CoA carboxylase carboxyltransferase subunit alpha, with product MSGFILEFERPIAELEKRIQEMREYDAAANAGLADEIRKLEEKAKRLREETYAKLTRWQRVQLARHPQRPYTQDYLDRMVDDFVELHGDRAFGDDPAIIAGLGRLGPHHVFIVGQQKGRDTKQKLYRNFGMPHPEGYRKALRIMKLAAKFRRPIISLVDTPGAYPGIGAEERGQAEAIARNLLEMSHLPVPIIVVIVGEGASGGALGIGVGDRVWMQENTWYSVISPEGCAAILWHDSTKAEQAAEAMKIGASDLIKLGLIDAIIEEPKGGAHRDYDEAARILKDCLIFELDKLVKIPPDELIEQRIAKYGRMGFFERN from the coding sequence ATGAGCGGCTTTATCCTCGAATTTGAACGCCCGATTGCAGAGTTGGAGAAACGCATTCAGGAAATGCGCGAATACGATGCCGCCGCCAATGCCGGGCTGGCGGACGAAATCCGCAAGCTCGAAGAAAAGGCCAAACGGCTGCGCGAAGAAACTTACGCCAAGCTCACCCGCTGGCAGCGCGTGCAGCTCGCACGCCATCCGCAACGGCCCTACACCCAGGACTATCTCGATCGCATGGTCGACGACTTTGTCGAGCTACACGGCGATCGCGCCTTCGGCGATGATCCCGCCATCATTGCCGGCCTCGGGCGCCTGGGGCCGCACCACGTTTTCATTGTGGGCCAGCAAAAGGGCCGCGATACCAAACAAAAACTCTACCGCAATTTCGGCATGCCCCATCCCGAGGGTTATCGCAAAGCGCTGCGCATCATGAAGCTCGCCGCGAAATTCCGGCGGCCGATCATCTCGCTGGTGGATACGCCCGGCGCCTACCCCGGCATCGGCGCGGAAGAGCGCGGCCAGGCAGAGGCGATCGCGCGCAACCTGCTCGAAATGTCACACCTGCCGGTACCGATCATTGTCGTGATCGTGGGCGAAGGCGCCAGCGGCGGCGCGCTCGGCATCGGCGTGGGTGACCGGGTGTGGATGCAGGAAAACACCTGGTATTCCGTCATCTCGCCGGAAGGCTGCGCCGCCATTCTCTGGCACGACAGCACCAAGGCCGAGCAGGCCGCCGAAGCCATGAAGATCGGCGCCAGCGACCTGATCAAACTCGGCCTCATCGACGCCATCATCGAAGAACCCAAAGGCGGCGCGCACCGCGATTATGACGAAGCGGCGCGCATTCTCAAAGATTGCCTGATCTTCGAGCTGGACAAACTCGTCAAGATTCCGCCGGACGAACTGATCGAGCAGCGCATCGCCAAATATGGCCGCATGGGCTTCTTTGAGAGGAATTAG